TGGTATTCCCAAAATTGTTGAAGAATTTCTAAATAAAGCAAAGTTAAAAAGTAAGTATATTTTTGCAGTAGCATCTTATGGAGGATTTTCTGGTGCAGCAACAAGACATCTTTTAGAAATTGGGAAAAGGAATGGAATTGAATTTTCTTATATTAATGAAATACTTATGGTGGACAACTATCTTCCTATGTTTGATATTAATAAGGAGATGGAAAAAGAACCAAAGAAGAATATAGAAGAAAATCTTCAAAAAATAATTTGGGATATTCAATTTAAAAGAGAGTATATTAATAAACATTCTATCATTAGGAATTCTATTAGATTTTTGATAAAAAATCTAAGTAAAAAAAGTCAATTTGAAAAGAAGTTTTCTATAGGGGATAATTGTAATAGTTGTAAGATATGTGAAAAAGTTTGTCCTGTAGATAATATACAGGTGCATAATAAGCCTGTTTTTAAAGACAACTGTCAACAATGTTTAGCTTGTATTAACCATTGCCCACAGAAGGCAATAAGGATAAAAGGAGAGAAAAGTACCGCTAGATTTATTAATCAAAATATTAGGTTAAGAGAAATAATAGATGCTAACAATTAATTTTATTTTATCCTTTTAGCATATAAACTGTGAATAAATCGCCTGCTATAGCAATTAACTATAACAGGCAATAGTTTTTTGGAGTTACCCTAGAGTATCAGTGTCATGTTATATTTAATTCACACTAAAATTAGTTATCAAGTAATTGAATTTCAAAAATAAGAATGAAGCTATTTTGGAAGCCATAAGAAATTCAGAGAAGTAAGATCTCTGCTTTTCTATGATTTGTTTTCATAAGAGTTTATGATAATATTATATTATTGACAGTTACTTTATAAGTATTTTTTAAATGTATTGATAAGGAGAAATTTATGTTAAGAAATAAAGTATTAAATAGGGATACAGGAATAATAACTTATGCTATAACTCCACCAAGAAAAGTAAATTCAGAAGAAAAAATTATTGAAATTTCGCAAAAACATATGGAGAGAATAAAAAATATAGATATTGACGGGTTAATTATATATGATATACAGGATGAAGCAGATAGATTAAAGGATGAAAGGCCATTTCCATTTTTTGAAACCATAGATCCGGCAGTATATGGTAATGAATATATGCAGGATCTAAATGTGGAAAAGATTATATATCGTTGTGTTGGTAAATATGATGAGAGAGAACTAAAAGATTCTGTGAATTCAGGAATACAAAAGGATAAATTTTCAGTATTTGTGGGAGCTTCCTCTAAAGAACAGAAGGTTAAATTAAAACTGTCAGATGCCTATAATATAGGAGAAATATTGAAAGATAATTTAACTTTAGGAGGGGTTGTAATACCAGAGAGGCATACTCAGAATGGTGACGAGCATATTAGACTTATTAGTAAAATGAATAAGGGATGTAAATTTTTTGTGTCACAGGTGATTTATAATGTGGAGGCTTCGAAAAATTTGCTTTCAGATTATTTTTACTACTGTCAGGAAAATAATATAGAAATGGTTCCTATATTATTTACTCTTGCACCGTGTGGTTCTTTGAAGACTTTAGAATTCATGAAGTGGCTGGGTATAAATATGCCAAAGTGGCTGGAGAATGATTTAATCCATTCTAAGGATATATTGGATAAATCAATTGACTTGTCTAAAAGTATATTTGAAGAATTGTTAGAATTTGCATTAGACAAGGGTATACCTATTGGATGTAATATTGAGAGCTTGTCCATAAGAAAAGTTGAAATTGAAGCTTCAGTGCAGTTGGCAAAGGATATAAAGCTGCTTATTGAGGGGAAAAGAAATTCATTTAATGTTACACTTTAGTGGGAAAAGACGAAACAAACATTAAAATTAAAGTATAAAGTTCAAAGAACAAATATCAGATTTAGAAAAGTGCTAGTAGTGAATTCACCTAATAAGTGGATAGTTGTCAGTGGAAAGTGGATAGTGAAGGATATTTTTCTTCCGTATTTGTTCTTTGAACTTTGATATTTGAACTTTTTTTCAATTGTGAATAACTTAAAGTTTAAAAAACCAACTTAAACTAAAGAGAATAGAAAATCTGTGCTGATATTTAAATTACTTAAAGTCCATTCATTATCTTTGTAAATTTATTAATATTTTCCTCAGAAATACTAGAAACATCTTCTTTTATTTTAGCTACCATTTTTACTATAAACCTTTCCGTAACATTCATATTTTTTAATATAAATTCACCTCCAAAGTATTCTTTAATGGAAGCATGATATAATAAATCTACAGGAAAAGAGTTGCTTAGGGTAGTTTCTATATTATCTTTTTGCATGCCGCAAATAAAAAGTCCTATTTTCTTATTTTTCAGTATATTAAGATTCTCTGTACAAAATTTAATTATTTCCTTTTGAATTTTTCCCATGTAAATAGAGCCGCCAATGATAATATTATCAAAAGAAGATAGATTTGGAATTGTATCTTTTTTTATATTTATAGCAACTACTTCTCCAGAAAACTTATCTTTTAAAAGTTTGCTGCACTTTTCGGAAAAACCATGTTTTGTTGCATATACTATAAGTGTTTTCATTTTTATTCACTCCC
This genomic window from Clostridium pasteurianum DSM 525 = ATCC 6013 contains:
- a CDS encoding methylenetetrahydrofolate reductase, yielding MLRNKVLNRDTGIITYAITPPRKVNSEEKIIEISQKHMERIKNIDIDGLIIYDIQDEADRLKDERPFPFFETIDPAVYGNEYMQDLNVEKIIYRCVGKYDERELKDSVNSGIQKDKFSVFVGASSKEQKVKLKLSDAYNIGEILKDNLTLGGVVIPERHTQNGDEHIRLISKMNKGCKFFVSQVIYNVEASKNLLSDYFYYCQENNIEMVPILFTLAPCGSLKTLEFMKWLGINMPKWLENDLIHSKDILDKSIDLSKSIFEELLEFALDKGIPIGCNIESLSIRKVEIEASVQLAKDIKLLIEGKRNSFNVTL
- a CDS encoding flavodoxin domain-containing protein, with translation MKTLIVYATKHGFSEKCSKLLKDKFSGEVVAINIKKDTIPNLSSFDNIIIGGSIYMGKIQKEIIKFCTENLNILKNKKIGLFICGMQKDNIETTLSNSFPVDLLYHASIKEYFGGEFILKNMNVTERFIVKMVAKIKEDVSSISEENINKFTKIMNGL
- a CDS encoding EFR1 family ferrodoxin (N-terminal region resembles flavodoxins. C-terminal ferrodoxin region binds two 4Fe-4S clusters.), encoding MKILYFTATGNNLYLAKRIGNEYYSIPKLMKERQFEFEDEKIGIVFPVYFLGIPKIVEEFLNKAKLKSKYIFAVASYGGFSGAATRHLLEIGKRNGIEFSYINEILMVDNYLPMFDINKEMEKEPKKNIEENLQKIIWDIQFKREYINKHSIIRNSIRFLIKNLSKKSQFEKKFSIGDNCNSCKICEKVCPVDNIQVHNKPVFKDNCQQCLACINHCPQKAIRIKGEKSTARFINQNIRLREIIDANN